The following proteins are co-located in the Robbsia betulipollinis genome:
- a CDS encoding aspartate/glutamate racemase family protein yields MQTLEKQDRDAPGTPRPHAMGVVLAAPSTRDASLADAIEIALFPARVEVLYETANVAPHVQRTHEADAGGTVEDANATPSTVAAALRDSAAALALFDAARRLATRGAAVILLPAGTSDTLVASLAAELPLPVRARKRDDHDTAQRLTLPLTAAPRPFKIGVAGGVGPAATVDFLDKLVTATPAARDQDHLRVVLEQNPHIPDRTAHLLGRSPADPAVALYAACLSLVENGAGLIAIPCNTAHAYAAVLQARLPVPIVSLLDETIDHIVGEFGGRAPGRAVQVGLLATSGTIASGVYRDAAARRGLTLLLPDTPHQDRVMAAIYGERGVKAGFLEGECVVNLLAAASHLARAGAEVLILGCTELPLLLEHDRHFPIGDTHVALVDPTRVLAERCVALAREANEAARLRED; encoded by the coding sequence ATGCAGACGCTTGAAAAACAGGACCGTGACGCACCGGGTACGCCCCGGCCCCATGCCATGGGTGTCGTGCTCGCGGCGCCTTCGACGCGGGATGCCTCGCTGGCGGACGCGATCGAGATCGCGCTCTTCCCTGCGCGAGTCGAGGTCCTGTACGAAACGGCGAACGTCGCGCCGCATGTGCAGCGAACCCACGAAGCGGATGCCGGCGGCACGGTGGAAGATGCCAACGCCACCCCGTCGACTGTCGCGGCCGCGCTTCGAGACAGCGCGGCCGCGCTGGCACTGTTCGATGCCGCGCGTCGTCTCGCCACGCGCGGCGCTGCCGTCATCCTGCTGCCGGCGGGAACGTCGGATACCCTCGTCGCGTCGCTGGCGGCCGAATTGCCGCTGCCGGTGCGCGCCCGGAAGCGCGACGATCACGACACGGCGCAGCGCCTGACCCTGCCGCTCACGGCCGCGCCGCGACCGTTCAAGATCGGCGTGGCGGGCGGCGTCGGCCCCGCCGCCACCGTCGATTTCCTCGACAAGCTGGTGACGGCGACGCCCGCCGCGCGCGACCAGGATCATCTCCGGGTGGTCCTCGAACAGAATCCGCATATTCCCGACCGCACCGCGCATCTGCTCGGCCGCAGTCCCGCGGATCCGGCCGTGGCCCTGTACGCGGCTTGTCTGTCGCTGGTGGAAAACGGCGCAGGGTTGATCGCGATTCCGTGCAACACGGCGCATGCCTATGCCGCGGTACTGCAGGCGCGACTGCCGGTCCCGATCGTCAGCCTGCTCGACGAGACCATCGACCATATCGTCGGGGAATTCGGTGGCCGGGCGCCCGGGCGCGCGGTGCAGGTCGGTTTGCTGGCCACCAGCGGCACGATCGCCAGCGGCGTGTATCGCGATGCCGCGGCGCGGCGCGGCCTGACGCTGCTGCTGCCCGACACCCCGCATCAGGACCGCGTCATGGCGGCGATCTACGGCGAGCGCGGCGTCAAGGCGGGGTTTCTCGAAGGCGAGTGCGTCGTGAACCTGCTGGCGGCGGCGTCGCATCTCGCCCGCGCGGGCGCCGAGGTGCTGATCCTGGGCTGCACGGAATTGCCGCTGCTGCTGGAGCACGACAGGCATTTTCCGATCGGCGACACGCATGTGGCGCTGGTCGACCCGACCCGCGTGCTGGCCGAGCGGTGCGTGGCGCTGGCGCGGGAGGCGAACGAGGCGGCACGCCTGCGGGAAGATTAG
- a CDS encoding alpha/beta fold hydrolase — protein sequence MHTPSFPTHPQIADLDGAGHIGFVEAGAGPQPPLLLVHGSLCDYRYWHPQIAALAARGRVVVVSLPFYFPVARQPAATRFSVDAHADALHALIVARGWTGATLVGHSRGGSVCFQFANRYPEALGALVLADPGGQIVDHRLDGSGLDAAAGAPSAAGAVSPDGRGAMYDSADPRMVATRLIEQGQVEAGLELFVDTVSRPGFWRRSGAAFQAMARDNAHTLSAQMRDALPTYTRDAAQRIAVPTLLLNGEKSPAVFLSAGTALERWIPDVRRVTMKGASHGMNLSHAAEFNSLVQGFVDRLPTSTTHG from the coding sequence ATGCACACCCCGTCTTTTCCGACCCACCCGCAAATCGCCGATCTGGATGGGGCCGGCCACATCGGTTTCGTCGAAGCCGGGGCGGGGCCGCAGCCTCCGCTGTTGCTGGTGCACGGTTCGCTCTGCGATTATCGCTACTGGCACCCGCAGATCGCGGCGCTCGCCGCACGTGGGCGCGTGGTCGTCGTCAGCCTGCCGTTCTATTTTCCGGTCGCGCGTCAGCCGGCCGCCACCCGGTTCAGCGTCGATGCCCATGCGGATGCCCTGCATGCACTGATCGTGGCGCGAGGCTGGACGGGTGCGACGCTGGTCGGGCATTCGCGCGGCGGCTCGGTGTGTTTTCAGTTCGCCAACCGGTATCCGGAGGCGCTCGGCGCGCTGGTGCTGGCGGATCCGGGCGGCCAGATCGTCGATCACCGGCTGGACGGCAGTGGCCTCGACGCGGCTGCCGGCGCGCCTTCCGCCGCCGGCGCAGTGTCACCGGACGGGCGCGGCGCGATGTACGACTCGGCGGATCCGCGCATGGTCGCCACGCGTCTGATCGAGCAGGGGCAGGTGGAGGCAGGGCTGGAACTGTTCGTCGACACCGTCAGCCGGCCGGGCTTCTGGCGGCGCAGCGGCGCGGCGTTCCAGGCAATGGCGCGCGACAACGCGCACACGTTGAGCGCGCAGATGCGGGATGCGTTGCCGACCTATACCCGGGACGCGGCGCAGCGCATCGCGGTGCCGACGCTCCTGCTCAACGGCGAGAAAAGTCCGGCGGTGTTCCTCAGCGCGGGAACCGCGCTCGAACGCTGGATTCCCGATGTGCGCCGCGTGACGATGAAAGGCGCGTCGCACGGCATGAACCTGTCGCACGCGGCGGAGTTCAATAGCCTGGTGCAGGGGTTTGTCGATCGCCTTCCGACGTCGACGACGCACGGTTGA
- a CDS encoding M55 family metallopeptidase, which produces MNLLISADIEGVAGVFHPEQTRQGNPEYERARRWMTAEANAAIEGAFDGGATQVVVNDSHGGFRNLLPDLLDARAQIILGKPRYLGMMAGIDAPCDGVFMLGYHGRAQSRGVLAHTINSFAFARVWLDHDEVGEAGLYGALAEEYGAQVVLLTGDDVLEAETRERFALARHVRTKVAAGCHSGTSLTPDAACRAIREAAGLATAALAARRGEARTAASTPGAGRTARRCRLQVQTPALADLFCQWPTLVREDGVTLHFDAACVEDAVRMLNCLSAMSAMLR; this is translated from the coding sequence ATGAACCTTCTTATTTCCGCCGATATCGAAGGCGTCGCCGGCGTTTTCCATCCCGAGCAGACACGCCAGGGCAACCCCGAATACGAGCGCGCGCGCCGCTGGATGACGGCCGAAGCGAACGCCGCCATCGAGGGCGCGTTCGACGGCGGCGCGACGCAGGTCGTGGTCAACGATTCGCACGGCGGCTTTCGCAACCTGCTGCCGGATCTGCTGGATGCGCGGGCGCAGATCATCCTCGGCAAGCCCCGTTACCTCGGCATGATGGCCGGTATCGATGCCCCGTGCGACGGCGTATTCATGCTCGGCTATCATGGCCGTGCGCAGAGTCGCGGCGTACTGGCGCACACGATCAACAGTTTCGCCTTCGCGCGCGTCTGGCTCGACCACGACGAAGTCGGCGAGGCCGGGCTGTATGGCGCGCTCGCCGAGGAATACGGCGCGCAGGTCGTGCTGCTCACCGGCGACGATGTGCTGGAAGCGGAAACCCGGGAACGCTTCGCGCTCGCGCGGCACGTACGCACGAAGGTCGCCGCCGGCTGCCACAGCGGCACGTCGCTGACGCCGGACGCCGCCTGCCGCGCGATCCGCGAGGCCGCGGGTCTCGCCACCGCGGCGCTGGCGGCCCGGCGCGGCGAGGCGCGGACGGCGGCGTCCACGCCGGGCGCAGGCCGCACGGCGCGACGTTGCCGCCTGCAGGTCCAGACGCCCGCGCTTGCCGACCTGTTCTGTCAGTGGCCGACGCTGGTGCGCGAGGACGGCGTGACGTTGCACTTCGACGCCGCGTGCGTCGAGGACGCGGTACGCATGCTCAACTGCCTGTCGGCAATGTCCGCCATGCTGCGCTAG
- the gsiD gene encoding glutathione ABC transporter permease GsiD → MSAAAMVVRTPGAEFWRRFRQQPIALLAGVFIVLLVIVAVLAPYLAPYDAENYFDYDALNAAPSAHHWFGVDSLGRDVFSRLLVGSRLSLAAGILSVTIGAVIGTVAGLLAGYYEGWWDRITMRVADVLFAFPGILLAIAVVAILGNGMVNVICAVAVFSVPAFARLVRGNTLTLKHLTYVEAARSIGASDAQIIFRHILPGTVSSIVVYFTMRIGTSIITAASLSFLGLGAQPPTPEWGAMLNDARADMMTAPHTALFPSLAIFLTVLAFNLLGDGLRDALDPKLAKK, encoded by the coding sequence ATGTCGGCCGCGGCGATGGTGGTGCGCACGCCGGGCGCGGAATTCTGGCGGCGTTTCCGCCAGCAGCCGATCGCTCTCCTCGCCGGCGTGTTCATCGTCCTCCTGGTGATCGTCGCGGTGCTCGCGCCCTATCTCGCGCCGTATGACGCGGAAAACTATTTCGATTACGACGCGCTCAACGCCGCGCCGTCGGCGCACCACTGGTTCGGCGTCGATTCGCTCGGGCGCGATGTGTTCAGCCGCCTGCTGGTGGGCTCGCGCCTGTCGCTCGCGGCCGGCATCCTGTCGGTGACGATCGGCGCGGTGATCGGCACCGTGGCCGGTCTGCTGGCCGGCTATTACGAAGGCTGGTGGGACCGCATCACGATGCGCGTGGCCGACGTGCTGTTCGCGTTCCCGGGCATCCTGCTCGCGATCGCCGTGGTGGCGATCCTCGGCAACGGCATGGTCAACGTGATCTGCGCGGTCGCCGTGTTCAGCGTGCCCGCCTTCGCGCGGCTGGTGCGCGGCAACACCCTGACGCTCAAGCACCTGACCTACGTGGAAGCGGCGCGCAGCATCGGCGCGTCCGATGCGCAGATCATTTTCCGGCACATCCTGCCGGGCACGGTGTCGTCGATCGTCGTGTATTTCACGATGCGCATCGGCACCTCGATCATCACGGCGGCGAGCCTGTCCTTTCTCGGGCTGGGCGCGCAACCGCCGACGCCCGAGTGGGGCGCGATGCTCAACGACGCGCGCGCCGACATGATGACCGCGCCGCACACGGCCCTCTTTCCCAGCCTCGCGATCTTTCTGACGGTGCTGGCGTTCAACCTGCTGGGCGACGGCCTGCGCGACGCGCTCGACCCGAAGCTCGCGAAGAAATGA
- a CDS encoding isoaspartyl peptidase/L-asparaginase family protein, producing MSATAEIAYRAALRSVLEAGQAILAAGGSALDAVTEAVRLLEECPLFNAGHGAVFNEDGTHELDAAIMDGASLAAGAVAGVTRLRNPVLCARAVLRQGEHVLLAGAGAERFAEAQGCETVPNAFFGTDARRTQWQAARAASAGMLLDHDAEKLAAVPAAAPIDPDRKFGTVGAVACDAQGHVAAATSTGGMTNKRVGRIGDSPLIGAGCYADDATCAVSATGSGEHFIRIVAGHALAARIEHTGAPLDAAARDVIDGKLAAIGGRGGLIAVDARGRIAMPFNTEGMYRGHARVGERPVVAIYRDEP from the coding sequence ATGTCGGCGACGGCGGAAATCGCGTACCGCGCGGCACTGCGAAGCGTGCTCGAAGCGGGCCAGGCGATTCTCGCCGCCGGCGGCAGCGCGCTCGACGCGGTGACCGAAGCGGTGCGCCTGCTCGAAGAGTGTCCGTTGTTCAATGCGGGGCATGGCGCGGTGTTCAACGAAGACGGTACGCACGAACTCGACGCCGCGATCATGGACGGCGCGTCGCTTGCCGCCGGCGCCGTGGCGGGCGTCACGCGGCTGCGCAACCCCGTGCTGTGCGCGCGCGCGGTGCTGCGCCAGGGCGAGCATGTCCTGCTCGCGGGCGCGGGCGCCGAACGCTTCGCCGAGGCGCAGGGCTGCGAGACCGTGCCGAACGCTTTCTTCGGCACCGATGCGCGGCGTACGCAGTGGCAGGCAGCCCGCGCGGCGAGTGCCGGCATGCTGCTCGACCACGATGCCGAAAAGCTTGCCGCCGTGCCTGCCGCCGCCCCGATCGATCCCGACCGCAAGTTCGGCACGGTTGGCGCGGTCGCCTGCGATGCCCAGGGACATGTCGCCGCGGCCACCTCCACGGGTGGCATGACCAACAAGCGCGTGGGCCGCATCGGCGACTCGCCGCTGATCGGCGCGGGATGCTACGCCGACGACGCGACCTGCGCGGTATCGGCGACCGGCAGCGGCGAGCATTTCATCCGCATCGTCGCCGGACATGCGCTCGCCGCCCGCATCGAACATACCGGCGCGCCGCTCGACGCCGCCGCGCGCGACGTCATCGACGGCAAGCTGGCGGCCATCGGCGGACGCGGCGGGTTGATCGCCGTCGATGCACGGGGCCGGATCGCGATGCCGTTCAATACCGAAGGCATGTACCGGGGCCATGCGCGGGTGGGCGAACGCCCCGTCGTCGCGATCTACCGCGACGAACCCTGA
- the gsiC gene encoding glutathione ABC transporter permease GsiC, producing the protein MLNFVAKRLVGLLFTLVLVGVLVFLFVHLLPGDPARLAAGPDADAATVALVRHDLGLDQPLPRQFAHFVSHALTGDFGTSTRTKRPVSQEIGDRFMPTLLLTLASLAWAVVFGMVIGVISAVWRNRWPDRLGMTLAVSGISFPAFALGMLLMQLFSVKLGWFPVIGDGSWRSYVLPSITLGAAVAAVLARFTRSAFVDVFHEDYVRTARAKGLSEWRVVAKHCLRNALVPVVTMMGLQFGFLLGGSIVVETVFNWPGLGRLLVDAVAMRDYPILQAEVLLFSVEFLFINLVVDVLYAVINPTIRFK; encoded by the coding sequence ATGTTGAACTTTGTCGCCAAACGGCTCGTCGGTCTGCTCTTCACCCTGGTGCTCGTCGGGGTGCTGGTGTTCCTCTTCGTCCATCTGCTTCCGGGCGACCCCGCGCGGCTCGCGGCGGGTCCCGACGCCGACGCGGCCACGGTCGCGCTGGTGCGCCACGACCTCGGTCTCGACCAGCCGCTGCCCCGCCAGTTCGCGCACTTCGTCTCGCACGCGCTGACCGGCGATTTCGGCACGTCCACGCGCACCAAGCGCCCGGTCAGCCAGGAGATCGGCGACCGCTTCATGCCGACGCTGCTGCTCACGCTCGCAAGCCTCGCATGGGCGGTGGTCTTCGGCATGGTCATCGGCGTGATCTCGGCGGTGTGGCGCAACCGCTGGCCGGACCGGCTCGGCATGACGCTGGCGGTGTCCGGCATCTCGTTTCCGGCGTTCGCGCTCGGCATGCTGCTGATGCAGCTGTTCTCGGTGAAGCTCGGCTGGTTTCCGGTGATCGGCGACGGCAGCTGGCGCAGCTACGTGCTGCCGTCGATCACCCTCGGCGCGGCGGTGGCGGCGGTGCTCGCGCGCTTCACCCGCAGCGCCTTCGTCGACGTCTTTCACGAGGACTATGTGCGCACGGCGCGCGCCAAGGGCCTGAGCGAATGGCGCGTGGTCGCCAAGCATTGCCTGCGCAACGCGCTGGTGCCGGTGGTGACCATGATGGGGTTGCAGTTCGGCTTCCTGCTCGGCGGCTCGATCGTCGTCGAGACGGTTTTCAACTGGCCGGGCCTCGGCCGCCTGCTGGTCGACGCGGTGGCGATGCGCGACTACCCGATCCTGCAGGCCGAAGTCCTGCTGTTCTCGGTCGAGTTTCTCTTTATCAATCTGGTTGTCGACGTGCTCTACGCGGTCATCAATCCGACCATTCGTTTCAAGTGA
- the gsiB gene encoding glutathione ABC transporter substrate-binding protein GsiB yields MLNPLAHLLVPARSSAPAAGRAARAGQPFALKALAAGILTAVALSVTHGALAAGNEPVMAVFSTFTTMDPYDANDTLSLAVAKSFYEGLFGFDQNMKVHDVLATGYESSPDGLTYIVKLRPNVKFQDGTNFDAAAVKANFDRVTDPANKLKRYNLFSVIAKTDVLDSSTVRFTLKYPFSAFINTLAHPSAVIISPTALKKWGKDIAFHPVGTGPFELVSWKQSDDLSVKKFAGYWHTGYPKVDGIIWKPVIDNNTRAALMQTGEADFAYQIPYEQASALKANQKVDVIAAPSIIARYVSLNTHQKPFDNLKVREALNYAVNKDALVKVAFSGYATPAVGVMPEGLENATKQGPWPYDPAKARALLKEAGYPNGFEATLWSAYTYTTAVKAIQFVQQQLAQVGVKVQVQTLEAGQRVERVESAQNPDTAPVRMYYSGWSSSTGEANWGLTPLFASISFPPKLMNTAYYKNDAVDTDLTDALKTTDPTKKGAFYADAQKRIWNDAPWIFLVTEKVVYARSKRLTGAYVMPDGSFYFNDIALKQ; encoded by the coding sequence ATGTTGAATCCGCTTGCGCACTTGCTTGTTCCTGCCCGCTCATCCGCTCCCGCCGCCGGCCGCGCCGCGCGCGCCGGCCAGCCGTTCGCGCTGAAGGCGCTCGCCGCCGGCATCCTGACCGCCGTGGCGCTGAGCGTGACGCATGGCGCGCTCGCAGCCGGCAACGAACCCGTCATGGCCGTGTTTTCGACCTTCACGACGATGGACCCCTACGATGCGAACGACACGCTGTCGCTCGCGGTGGCGAAGTCCTTCTACGAAGGACTGTTCGGCTTCGACCAGAACATGAAGGTGCACGACGTGCTCGCCACCGGCTACGAATCGAGTCCGGACGGCCTCACCTACATCGTCAAGCTGCGCCCGAACGTCAAGTTCCAGGACGGCACGAATTTCGACGCCGCCGCGGTCAAGGCGAACTTCGACCGCGTGACCGACCCGGCGAACAAACTCAAGCGCTACAACCTCTTCAGCGTGATCGCGAAAACCGACGTGCTCGATTCGAGCACCGTGCGCTTCACGTTGAAGTATCCGTTCTCGGCATTCATCAACACGCTCGCGCACCCGTCGGCCGTGATCATCTCGCCGACCGCGCTGAAGAAATGGGGCAAGGACATCGCCTTCCACCCGGTGGGCACGGGCCCGTTCGAGCTGGTGTCGTGGAAGCAGTCCGACGACCTGAGCGTGAAGAAGTTCGCAGGTTACTGGCACACCGGCTATCCGAAGGTCGACGGCATCATCTGGAAGCCGGTGATCGACAACAACACGCGCGCCGCGCTGATGCAGACGGGCGAAGCGGACTTCGCGTATCAAATTCCGTATGAGCAGGCTTCGGCCCTCAAGGCCAATCAGAAAGTCGACGTCATCGCCGCGCCATCGATCATCGCCCGGTATGTCAGCCTCAACACGCATCAGAAACCGTTCGACAACCTGAAGGTACGCGAGGCGCTGAACTACGCGGTCAACAAGGATGCGCTGGTGAAGGTGGCCTTCTCCGGATACGCTACCCCGGCAGTCGGCGTCATGCCGGAAGGCCTGGAAAACGCGACCAAGCAGGGGCCCTGGCCCTATGACCCGGCAAAGGCGCGCGCGTTGTTGAAGGAAGCGGGATATCCGAACGGCTTCGAAGCCACGCTCTGGTCCGCCTATACCTACACCACAGCCGTCAAGGCCATTCAGTTCGTACAGCAGCAGCTGGCACAGGTCGGCGTCAAGGTTCAAGTGCAAACCTTGGAAGCCGGCCAGCGCGTCGAACGCGTCGAGAGCGCGCAGAACCCCGACACCGCGCCGGTACGCATGTATTACTCGGGCTGGTCTTCGTCGACCGGCGAGGCGAACTGGGGCCTCACGCCGCTGTTTGCGTCGATCTCCTTTCCGCCGAAGTTGATGAACACCGCGTACTACAAGAACGACGCGGTCGACACCGACCTCACCGACGCGCTGAAGACCACCGACCCGACCAAGAAAGGCGCGTTCTACGCCGACGCGCAAAAGCGCATCTGGAACGACGCGCCCTGGATCTTCCTGGTCACCGAGAAGGTCGTCTACGCGCGCTCGAAGCGTCTGACCGGCGCCTACGTGATGCCCGACGGCTCCTTCTATTTCAACGACATCGCGCTGAAACAGTAA
- a CDS encoding dipeptide ABC transporter ATP-binding protein: protein MLAVDGLSVTFRAEGGPVRAVRDLSFTVARGETLAIVGESGSGKSVTSLALMRLVEHGGGRIDGGSMRLRRHDGAVLDLASASASALRGVRGADVSMIFQEPMTSLNPVFTVGDQIAEAIMLHQGKSAAEAKTEVLRLLERVRIAEAANVFARYPHQLSGGMRQRVMIAMALSCKPTLLIADEPTTALDVTVQAQILQLIRTLQDEMQMGVIFITHDMGVVAEVADRVLVMYKGEKVEEGLAPQVFAAPAHPYTRALLAAVPKLGAMHGTDLPARFDLLRMSETMGSAASAASATPVAPVVHAAPRAQPADAGKPPVLEVRDLVTRFPVKTGFFGRITRQVHAVEHVSFDLYPGETLALVGESGCGKSTTGRSLLRLVDSQSGSIRFMGQDISALRGPALQALRRHIQFIFQDPFASLNPRQTVGFSIMEPLLVHRAASRAEAEKRVAWLLERVDLQASAARRYPHEFSGGQRQRIAIARALALNPQVVIADESVSALDVSVQAQIVNLMLDLQAELGLAYLFISHDMAVVERISHRVAVMYLGQIVEIGPRRAVFEAPQHAYTRKLMSAVPVADPARRHAPRLLSADEIPSAIRDVGDAPQVAPLVEVAPGHYVARHAVGGAY from the coding sequence GTGCTGGCGGTCGACGGACTGAGCGTGACGTTTCGCGCCGAGGGCGGCCCCGTGCGCGCGGTGCGCGACCTGTCCTTCACGGTGGCGCGCGGTGAAACGCTGGCGATCGTGGGCGAATCCGGATCGGGAAAATCGGTGACCTCGCTCGCGCTGATGCGCCTCGTCGAGCACGGCGGCGGCCGCATCGACGGCGGCAGCATGCGGCTGCGCCGCCACGACGGCGCGGTGCTCGATCTGGCGAGCGCGAGCGCGTCGGCGCTGCGCGGCGTACGCGGCGCCGACGTCTCGATGATCTTCCAGGAACCGATGACTTCGCTGAACCCGGTGTTCACGGTCGGCGACCAGATCGCCGAGGCGATCATGCTGCACCAGGGCAAGAGCGCCGCCGAGGCGAAGACCGAAGTGCTGCGCCTGCTCGAACGCGTGCGCATCGCCGAGGCCGCCAACGTCTTCGCCCGCTATCCGCATCAGCTCTCGGGCGGCATGCGCCAGCGGGTGATGATCGCCATGGCCTTGTCGTGCAAGCCGACGCTGTTGATCGCCGACGAGCCCACCACCGCGCTCGACGTCACCGTGCAGGCGCAGATCCTCCAATTGATCCGCACGCTGCAGGACGAAATGCAGATGGGCGTGATCTTCATCACGCACGACATGGGCGTGGTCGCCGAAGTGGCGGACCGGGTGTTGGTGATGTACAAGGGCGAGAAGGTCGAGGAAGGCCTCGCGCCGCAGGTCTTCGCCGCGCCCGCCCATCCGTACACGCGGGCGCTGCTGGCCGCCGTGCCGAAGCTGGGCGCGATGCACGGCACCGATCTGCCCGCACGCTTCGACCTGCTGCGCATGAGCGAGACGATGGGATCCGCCGCTTCGGCAGCATCGGCCACGCCCGTCGCACCCGTCGTGCATGCAGCACCGCGCGCGCAGCCCGCCGACGCCGGCAAGCCGCCGGTGCTGGAGGTCCGGGACCTGGTCACGCGCTTTCCCGTCAAGACCGGCTTCTTCGGCCGCATCACGCGCCAGGTCCACGCGGTCGAGCACGTCAGCTTCGATCTCTATCCCGGCGAAACGCTGGCCCTGGTGGGCGAATCCGGCTGCGGCAAGTCGACCACCGGGCGCTCGCTGCTGCGTCTGGTCGACAGCCAGAGCGGCAGCATCCGTTTCATGGGCCAGGACATCTCGGCGTTGCGCGGCCCCGCCCTGCAGGCGCTGCGCCGCCATATCCAGTTCATCTTCCAGGATCCGTTCGCCTCGTTGAACCCGCGCCAGACGGTCGGTTTTTCGATCATGGAGCCGTTGCTGGTGCACCGCGCCGCAAGCCGCGCCGAAGCCGAGAAACGCGTCGCCTGGCTGCTCGAACGGGTCGACCTGCAGGCCAGCGCGGCGCGGCGCTATCCGCACGAGTTCTCCGGCGGCCAGCGTCAGCGCATCGCGATCGCGCGCGCGCTCGCGCTCAACCCGCAGGTCGTGATCGCCGACGAATCCGTGTCCGCGCTCGACGTCTCTGTGCAGGCGCAGATCGTCAACCTGATGCTCGACCTGCAGGCCGAGCTGGGACTGGCCTACCTCTTCATCTCGCACGATATGGCGGTGGTCGAGCGCATCAGCCATCGGGTCGCCGTCATGTACCTGGGACAGATCGTCGAGATCGGGCCGCGCCGCGCGGTGTTCGAAGCGCCGCAGCACGCGTACACCCGCAAGCTGATGAGCGCGGTGCCGGTCGCCGATCCGGCGCGCCGCCACGCGCCGCGCCTGCTGTCCGCCGACGAGATTCCCAGCGCGATCCGGGATGTCGGCGACGCGCCCCAGGTCGCGCCGCTGGTCGAGGTCGCGCCGGGGCACTACGTCGCACGCCACGCGGTCGGCGGCGCTTATTGA
- a CDS encoding P1 family peptidase, whose product MTAPMADAMGVRGAPGAERTSQAETAAGHGSRTFDAPRIGTLPAGPLGTIADVAGVTVGHHTRDAGGIQTGVTVIRPHPGDPFRAKVPAAAAVINGFGKSLGLLQLDELGLIETPIALTNTFAIGALAEAQTRHACERNPEIGRSWPTVNPLVFECNDGYLNDLQAMAVRGADYRLAHDAAAPTFAQGSVGAGRGMSCFDLKGGIGSASRQVAIDGERFVVGAFVLANFGRLPMLTVGGAPLGRQLAARLAAAAPVTAASTPASSTSTSASDPAEKGSIIMVIATDAPLDNRQLRRIAARAAAGLARTGSVYGHGSGDIALAFSTAYTVSHAPPTRHALPALIHPAALDPFFIATAEAVEQAIVHALWSARSVTGRDGHRRQALTELAPDWRELL is encoded by the coding sequence ATGACGGCGCCCATGGCCGACGCGATGGGGGTGCGCGGGGCGCCGGGAGCGGAACGGACGTCGCAAGCAGAAACGGCGGCAGGTCATGGATCGCGGACATTCGACGCGCCGCGCATCGGTACGCTGCCCGCCGGGCCGCTCGGGACCATCGCCGATGTGGCCGGCGTCACCGTCGGTCACCATACGCGCGACGCCGGCGGCATCCAGACCGGCGTCACCGTGATCCGGCCGCACCCTGGCGACCCGTTCCGCGCCAAGGTACCGGCCGCCGCCGCCGTCATCAACGGCTTCGGCAAGAGCCTCGGCCTGCTGCAACTCGACGAACTCGGCCTGATCGAAACACCGATCGCGCTGACGAATACATTCGCCATCGGCGCGCTGGCCGAGGCGCAGACCCGCCATGCCTGCGAGCGCAATCCGGAAATCGGTCGATCGTGGCCGACGGTGAACCCGCTCGTGTTCGAATGCAACGACGGCTACCTGAACGACCTGCAGGCGATGGCAGTGCGCGGCGCGGACTACCGGCTCGCGCACGACGCCGCCGCACCCACGTTCGCACAGGGCAGCGTCGGCGCGGGACGCGGCATGTCGTGCTTCGATCTGAAGGGCGGTATCGGCTCCGCGTCGCGCCAGGTCGCGATCGACGGCGAGCGCTTCGTCGTCGGCGCCTTCGTGCTGGCCAACTTCGGCCGGTTGCCGATGCTGACGGTGGGCGGCGCGCCGTTGGGCCGGCAACTCGCGGCGCGTCTCGCCGCGGCGGCGCCCGTGACGGCGGCGTCGACACCGGCATCGTCGACATCGACATCGGCATCGGATCCAGCGGAAAAAGGCTCGATCATCATGGTGATCGCCACCGATGCACCGCTCGATAACCGCCAGTTGCGGCGCATCGCCGCTCGCGCCGCCGCGGGACTGGCGCGCACCGGCTCGGTCTACGGACACGGCAGCGGCGACATCGCACTCGCCTTTTCGACGGCCTACACGGTGTCGCACGCGCCACCGACGCGCCATGCGCTGCCGGCGCTGATCCATCCGGCGGCGCTCGATCCCTTTTTCATCGCGACGGCCGAAGCCGTCGAGCAGGCCATCGTCCACGCGCTCTGGTCCGCGCGGAGCGTGACAGGCCGCGACGGACACCGCCGTCAGGCCCTTACCGAACTGGCGCCGGACTGGCGCGAACTCCTATGA